A part of Jiangella alba genomic DNA contains:
- a CDS encoding TetR/AcrR family transcriptional regulator C-terminal domain-containing protein, translating to MHVVADAEAGPVRAPLSRDRVLRAAVRMADDAGLGALTMRRLAEVLGAEAMSLYYHVANKDEVLDGIADVVAREINEAVDALELRSDGARWKDAVRCRILTARQVLLRHPWAPSVLETRAAMSPEILRYHDRLLGLMRDGGFSYDLGHHALHALGSRALGFSQELFDPGDGAAAPEELAGLAEQLPHLAGMLAEVAHDDPGSTLGWCDDQAEFEFGLDLVLDGLDRLRDR from the coding sequence ATGCACGTGGTGGCCGATGCCGAAGCGGGCCCGGTCCGGGCGCCGCTGAGCCGCGACCGCGTCCTCCGGGCAGCGGTGCGCATGGCCGACGACGCGGGGCTGGGGGCGCTGACCATGCGGCGGCTGGCCGAGGTGCTGGGCGCCGAGGCGATGTCGCTGTACTACCACGTGGCCAACAAGGACGAGGTCCTCGACGGCATCGCCGACGTCGTCGCGCGGGAGATCAACGAGGCGGTCGACGCGCTGGAGCTGCGGTCGGACGGTGCGCGGTGGAAGGACGCCGTCAGGTGCCGCATCCTCACCGCCCGCCAGGTGCTGCTGCGCCACCCGTGGGCGCCGTCGGTGCTCGAGACGCGCGCGGCGATGAGCCCCGAGATCCTGCGCTACCACGACCGCCTGCTCGGCCTCATGCGCGACGGCGGGTTCTCCTACGACCTCGGCCACCACGCGCTGCACGCGCTGGGCAGCCGGGCGCTCGGCTTCAGCCAGGAACTGTTCGACCCGGGTGACGGCGCCGCCGCGCCCGAGGAGCTGGCCGGGCTGGCCGAGCAGCTGCCGCACCTGGCCGGCATGCTGGCCGAGGTCGCGCACGACGACCCCGGCTCCACGCTGGGCTGGTGCGACGACCAGGCCGAGTTCGAGTTCGGCCTCGACCTCGTCCTCGACGGCCTCGACCGGCTGCGCGACCGATAG
- a CDS encoding GntR family transcriptional regulator, giving the protein MPNDERTLAQSAYTDIRALIVGGELPPGTKLIVRLLSERLGLSATPIKSALAALERDGFLVAVPNRGFYVPQVGLQDLLEIYELREMLDGIAARRAARAPSAAEFVRTVLGPLLARQRECDGDLAGLRDLDVEFHRAIWRRSGNARLARVTENLSGQLRLAWSGRTSGGIVRTLREHEAIMAAIAAGDPVRAERVSRAHVRHSVAAYERALVSPDGAR; this is encoded by the coding sequence GTGCCCAACGACGAGCGGACCCTGGCGCAGTCCGCCTACACCGACATCCGCGCGCTGATCGTGGGCGGTGAGCTGCCGCCCGGCACGAAACTGATCGTGCGGTTGCTGTCCGAGCGGCTCGGTCTGTCGGCCACGCCGATCAAGTCCGCGCTGGCCGCCCTCGAGCGCGACGGCTTCCTCGTCGCCGTCCCGAACCGCGGCTTCTACGTGCCGCAGGTGGGGCTGCAGGACCTGCTGGAGATCTACGAACTGCGCGAGATGCTCGACGGCATCGCGGCGCGGCGGGCGGCCCGCGCGCCGTCCGCCGCCGAGTTCGTCCGCACCGTCCTCGGCCCGCTGCTGGCACGGCAGCGCGAGTGCGACGGCGACCTCGCCGGCCTGCGCGACCTCGATGTCGAGTTCCACCGGGCCATCTGGCGCAGGTCCGGCAACGCCCGGCTGGCCAGGGTCACGGAGAACCTGTCCGGGCAGCTGCGGCTCGCGTGGTCCGGCCGGACGTCCGGCGGCATCGTGCGCACGCTGCGCGAGCACGAGGCGATCATGGCCGCCATCGCCGCCGGCGACCCCGTTCGAGCCGAGCGGGTGTCGCGGGCACACGTCCGCCACTCCGTCGCGGCCTACGAGCGGGCGCTGGTCAGCCCGGACGGTGCCCGATGA
- a CDS encoding ATP-binding protein: MDRQYASPGPAFVGRERELAALTTALSAPSEPVFALVEGEAGIGKTRLVQEALAPLDPATTLVAACPPLAEPFPLGPLVDALHRLPVDGVRLSPLAGALRPLFPEWAEHLPPALEPLEDPSSTRHRLFRALAELVERSGVEVLVLEDAHWADAATLEFLPLLVAATAHDLSLVVTYRGTDVPAASPLLRLTARPPAGLRRLELALEPLTVGETTALVASMFATDDVSAEFVSFLHRRTAGVPLALEESLSLLRERGDIVRRGGEWSRRAVDDLQVPPTVRDSVLERVDRLPPPARRVLEAAAVLAEPADGVLLARVAGLDEDDARPGLAAALTSGLLREASPGRFVGRHVLASRAMEEALPVSERRLLHGQAAAALQELPTPPVLRLSRHFREAGDVAAWSRHAEAAADLALESGEDRAAVVLLNDLLTAAAHPPDREARLAHKLGQAATWGVAALGELAVVVAATLAAALDRPELPSDRRGEIRLLLGRLWLQLGDFDTGIEQVETAAGELAGRPELAVRAMISLSHPRGQVWPVTRHRDWLDRATALFPQVPADEQTWLAVDRASALLMMGDAAGWAAAEEVDAAAADSLFERRQLGRCRMNVGHTAIGWGRDAVAGRQLDGAVDLLAATGYQRLVNSALITRANLDWHGGAWDGLSARVTELAGSADTLPEALLEARMILGLLDLAGGRRDDAADQFRVVVAEAVRRGLVDVQTGPAGALGRLFLADDAVADALRVTEPAMAMVVRKGIWLWATELAPAHVDALVRAGRADDARQLTDLFAAGLGDRAAPAPQAALLVCRGIVAGSGAAAAELFGAAAAAWAALPRPYQELLALERQALVLLPDAAALDLLATVQQRLSDLGARWDADRVAQVLRGHGVDVARAWRGGRRGYGDQLSPREAEVAGLVAQGLTNRQVAEALFLSPRTVDRHLSAAMRKLGVASRTALAVAVAEKNG, encoded by the coding sequence GTGGACCGCCAGTACGCCTCGCCCGGTCCCGCCTTCGTCGGCCGCGAACGCGAGCTGGCCGCGCTCACCACCGCCCTGTCCGCCCCGTCCGAGCCGGTGTTCGCGCTGGTCGAGGGCGAGGCCGGCATCGGCAAGACCCGCCTCGTGCAGGAGGCACTGGCCCCGCTCGATCCGGCGACGACGCTGGTGGCGGCCTGCCCGCCGCTGGCCGAGCCGTTCCCGCTGGGCCCGCTGGTCGACGCGCTGCACCGGCTGCCGGTCGACGGTGTGCGGCTCAGCCCGCTGGCGGGGGCGCTGCGCCCGCTGTTCCCGGAGTGGGCCGAGCACCTGCCACCCGCGCTGGAGCCGCTGGAGGATCCCAGTTCCACCCGGCACCGGCTGTTCCGCGCGCTGGCCGAGCTGGTCGAGCGGTCCGGCGTCGAGGTGCTGGTGCTGGAGGACGCGCACTGGGCCGACGCCGCGACGCTGGAGTTCCTGCCGCTGCTGGTCGCGGCGACGGCGCACGACCTCAGCCTGGTCGTGACGTACCGCGGCACCGACGTCCCGGCCGCGTCGCCGCTGCTGCGTCTGACGGCGCGCCCGCCGGCCGGGCTGCGCCGCCTGGAACTGGCGCTGGAGCCGCTGACGGTCGGCGAGACGACCGCGCTGGTCGCGTCGATGTTCGCCACCGACGACGTCTCGGCCGAGTTCGTCTCGTTCCTGCACCGCCGTACCGCGGGCGTGCCGCTGGCGCTGGAGGAGAGCCTGTCGTTGCTGCGCGAGCGCGGCGACATCGTCCGCCGCGGCGGCGAGTGGTCCCGGCGCGCCGTCGACGACCTGCAGGTGCCGCCGACGGTGCGTGACTCCGTGCTGGAACGGGTCGACCGGCTGCCGCCGCCGGCCCGCCGCGTCCTCGAGGCCGCCGCCGTCCTCGCCGAACCGGCCGACGGCGTCCTGCTGGCGCGGGTCGCCGGGCTGGACGAGGACGACGCGCGGCCGGGGCTGGCCGCGGCGCTGACGTCGGGGCTGCTGCGCGAGGCGTCGCCGGGCCGGTTCGTCGGCCGGCACGTGCTGGCGTCGCGGGCCATGGAGGAGGCGCTGCCGGTGTCCGAGCGGCGGCTGCTGCACGGCCAGGCCGCCGCCGCGCTGCAGGAGCTGCCGACGCCGCCGGTGCTGCGGCTCAGCCGGCACTTCCGCGAGGCCGGCGACGTCGCCGCGTGGAGCCGGCACGCCGAGGCCGCCGCCGACCTCGCGCTGGAGTCCGGCGAGGACCGCGCCGCCGTCGTCCTGCTGAACGACCTGCTCACCGCGGCCGCGCACCCGCCGGACCGGGAGGCCCGGCTGGCGCACAAGCTGGGCCAGGCCGCCACCTGGGGCGTCGCGGCGCTCGGTGAGCTGGCCGTGGTGGTCGCCGCGACGCTGGCCGCCGCGCTGGACCGCCCGGAGCTGCCGTCCGACCGCCGCGGCGAGATCCGGCTGCTGCTCGGGCGGCTGTGGCTGCAGCTGGGCGACTTCGACACCGGCATCGAGCAGGTCGAGACCGCCGCCGGCGAGCTGGCCGGCCGCCCGGAGCTGGCGGTGCGGGCGATGATCTCGCTGTCGCATCCGCGCGGGCAGGTCTGGCCGGTCACCCGGCACCGCGACTGGCTCGACCGCGCGACGGCGCTGTTCCCGCAGGTCCCGGCGGACGAGCAGACGTGGCTCGCGGTCGACCGCGCCAGTGCGCTGCTGATGATGGGCGACGCCGCCGGCTGGGCCGCCGCCGAGGAGGTCGACGCCGCCGCGGCGGACAGCCTGTTCGAGCGCCGCCAGCTGGGCCGCTGCCGGATGAACGTCGGGCACACCGCCATCGGCTGGGGCCGCGACGCCGTCGCCGGGCGGCAGCTGGACGGCGCCGTCGACCTGCTCGCCGCGACCGGGTACCAGCGGCTGGTCAACTCGGCGCTGATCACGCGGGCCAACCTGGACTGGCACGGTGGCGCCTGGGACGGGCTGTCGGCGCGGGTGACCGAGCTGGCCGGGTCCGCCGACACGCTGCCGGAGGCGCTGCTCGAGGCGCGGATGATCCTCGGCCTGCTCGACCTCGCCGGTGGCCGCCGCGACGACGCCGCCGATCAGTTCCGGGTGGTCGTCGCCGAGGCGGTGCGGCGCGGGCTGGTCGACGTGCAGACGGGGCCGGCCGGCGCGCTGGGCCGGCTGTTCCTCGCCGACGACGCCGTCGCCGACGCGCTGCGGGTCACCGAGCCGGCCATGGCGATGGTCGTGCGCAAGGGCATCTGGCTGTGGGCCACCGAGCTGGCGCCTGCGCACGTCGACGCGCTGGTGCGGGCCGGGCGGGCGGACGACGCGCGCCAGCTGACCGACCTGTTCGCGGCCGGGCTGGGCGACCGCGCGGCGCCGGCGCCGCAGGCGGCGCTGCTGGTGTGCCGGGGCATCGTGGCGGGTTCCGGCGCCGCCGCCGCGGAGCTGTTCGGCGCGGCCGCCGCCGCGTGGGCCGCGCTGCCCCGTCCGTATCAGGAACTGCTCGCGCTGGAGCGGCAGGCGCTGGTGCTGCTGCCCGACGCCGCCGCGCTGGACCTGCTGGCGACGGTGCAGCAGCGGCTCAGCGACCTCGGCGCCCGCTGGGACGCCGACCGCGTCGCCCAGGTGCTGCGCGGACACGGCGTCGACGTCGCCCGGGCCTGGCGCGGCGGCCGGCGCGGCTACGGCGACCAGCTGTCGCCGCGCGAGGCGGAGGTCGCCGGGCTGGTCGCGCAGGGCCTCACCAACCGGCAGGTGGCCGAGGCGCTGTTCCTCTCGCCGCGCACCGTCGACCGCCACCTGAGCGCGGCCATGCGCAAGCTCGGCGTCGCGTCGCGGACGGCGCTCGCGGTCGCCGTCGCCGAGAAGAATGGGTGA
- a CDS encoding MarR family winged helix-turn-helix transcriptional regulator: MDGHVHTSGALGRSVGAIEPAREFADALMAFLSASRRTRGRLQPLFDDITVPQLVLLDAIEECGRDGVGAVAELTGLSQPTVTRSAGALVRDGLVQYNRVDGDGRRRVLELTERGSALLTAKRGVVAGHLAGAWDNLSPAEQALVVPLLLHLTDLVDKLF; encoded by the coding sequence GTGGACGGTCATGTTCACACCAGCGGAGCCCTGGGCCGCAGCGTCGGCGCCATCGAGCCGGCCCGCGAGTTCGCCGACGCGCTCATGGCGTTCCTGTCGGCGTCGCGGCGCACGCGCGGCCGGCTGCAACCGCTGTTCGACGACATCACCGTCCCGCAACTGGTGCTGCTCGACGCCATCGAGGAGTGCGGCCGCGACGGCGTCGGCGCGGTCGCGGAGCTGACCGGCCTCAGCCAGCCGACCGTCACCCGCAGCGCCGGCGCGCTCGTCCGCGACGGCCTGGTGCAGTACAACAGGGTCGACGGCGACGGCCGGCGGCGCGTGCTGGAGCTGACCGAGCGGGGCAGCGCCCTGCTCACCGCCAAGCGCGGCGTCGTCGCCGGCCACCTGGCCGGCGCGTGGGACAACCTCTCCCCCGCCGAGCAGGCGCTGGTGGTGCCGCTGCTGCTGCACCTCACCGACCTGGTCGACAAGCTGTTCTGA
- a CDS encoding FAD-binding oxidoreductase yields the protein MTTAQLRERLGDRLVLPGDGQYDRIRSVWNAMVDRRPRMIVRCADADDVAAAVRLGRELGLEIGVRCGGHSVLGLSVPADGLMIDLTPMGAVTVDPATRRARVEGGALLGALDVEAQRHGLATTAGNVSHTGVGGLTLGGGMGWLARQYGLSCDNVVSYELVTADGDRLRVSRDEHPELFWALRGGGGNFGIVTEFEFQLHATGIRAYVAELTYPLEQAAAVLRGWRDLSADAPRQATFAASMGRGLVTVGYVWAGATERAADLLPPLRSLGVPVTENVGELSYLELQTREDSPEGHAYRRYWKGHYVRGLPDEAIDAMVEHGDAEMGVSLQAYGGAIADVPDDDSAFSQRDAVFEYVAAARWDDAAEDAERMAVARRTATAIAPYSSGAYVNALSDEGADGVRRAYRPAKLDRLTAVKTAYDPENVFHLNHNIVPAGH from the coding sequence ATGACGACAGCACAGCTTCGCGAACGGCTCGGCGACCGCCTGGTCCTGCCGGGCGACGGGCAGTACGACCGCATCCGCTCGGTCTGGAACGCCATGGTCGACCGCCGGCCGCGGATGATCGTCCGCTGCGCCGACGCGGACGACGTCGCCGCCGCGGTCCGGCTCGGCCGCGAGCTGGGCCTGGAGATCGGCGTGCGCTGCGGCGGGCACAGCGTGCTGGGCCTGTCGGTGCCCGCGGACGGCCTGATGATCGACCTCACGCCGATGGGCGCGGTCACCGTCGACCCGGCCACGCGGCGGGCCCGCGTCGAGGGCGGCGCGCTGCTCGGCGCGCTCGACGTCGAGGCGCAGCGGCACGGCCTGGCCACCACCGCCGGCAACGTCTCGCACACCGGCGTCGGCGGGCTCACGCTCGGCGGCGGCATGGGCTGGCTGGCCCGCCAGTACGGCCTGAGCTGCGACAACGTCGTCTCCTATGAGCTGGTGACGGCCGACGGCGACCGGCTGCGGGTCAGCCGCGACGAGCACCCGGAGCTGTTCTGGGCGCTGCGCGGCGGCGGCGGCAACTTCGGCATCGTCACCGAGTTCGAGTTCCAGCTGCACGCCACCGGCATCCGCGCCTACGTCGCCGAGCTGACCTACCCGCTGGAGCAGGCCGCCGCGGTGCTGCGCGGCTGGCGCGACCTCAGCGCCGACGCGCCTCGTCAGGCCACCTTCGCCGCGTCGATGGGCCGCGGGCTGGTCACCGTCGGGTACGTGTGGGCCGGCGCGACGGAGCGGGCGGCCGACCTGCTGCCGCCGCTGCGCTCGCTCGGCGTGCCCGTGACGGAGAACGTCGGCGAGCTGTCCTACCTCGAGCTGCAGACGCGCGAGGACTCGCCGGAGGGCCACGCGTACCGCCGCTACTGGAAGGGCCACTACGTGCGCGGCCTGCCGGACGAGGCGATCGACGCGATGGTCGAGCACGGCGACGCCGAGATGGGCGTCAGCCTGCAGGCCTACGGCGGCGCCATCGCCGACGTCCCCGACGACGACTCCGCGTTCAGCCAGCGCGACGCCGTCTTCGAGTACGTCGCCGCCGCCCGGTGGGACGACGCCGCCGAGGACGCCGAGCGCATGGCCGTCGCGCGCCGGACCGCCACCGCGATCGCGCCCTACTCCAGCGGCGCCTACGTCAACGCGCTCAGCGACGAGGGCGCCGACGGCGTGCGCCGCGCGTACCGTCCGGCCAAGCTGGACCGGCTCACCGCCGTGAAGACCGCCTACGACCCCGAGAACGTGTTCCACCTCAACCACAACATCGTCCCAGCTGGACACTAG
- a CDS encoding NAD(P)-dependent alcohol dehydrogenase, whose product MKAYVMRSYGSPAALELVDVPTPVPGDDEVLVRVRATSAQPYDWHHVRGEPRLSRLLPGTLGLRQPGIEILGADVAGEVAAVGRDVTGFASGDGVFALVAGGGFGEYTCVKAADLAPLPGRLSYEQAAAVPLAALTALLAVRDDGEVRAGRRVLVNGASGGVGTFAVQLAVAMGAEVTGVCGGRSAALVRGLGATDVIDRTAGDVTRGGRTFDVVVDTAGGHSAWAFRRILARDGTLVVVGGPAGRWVQPAGHTFGALLLNPFVPQRMMMTDVVGSGNRRANLLALTQYLDDGRVVPVIDRSYPFAELPEALRYSEEGRARGKIVVVF is encoded by the coding sequence ATGAAGGCGTACGTCATGCGCTCGTACGGTTCCCCGGCCGCACTCGAGCTGGTGGACGTCCCGACGCCGGTGCCGGGCGACGACGAGGTGCTGGTCCGGGTCCGCGCCACCTCGGCGCAGCCGTACGACTGGCACCACGTCCGGGGCGAGCCGCGGCTGTCCCGCCTCCTGCCGGGGACGCTCGGGCTGCGCCAGCCGGGCATCGAGATCCTCGGCGCCGACGTCGCCGGCGAGGTCGCCGCCGTCGGCCGGGACGTCACCGGCTTCGCCTCCGGCGACGGCGTGTTCGCGCTGGTCGCGGGCGGCGGCTTCGGCGAGTACACGTGCGTGAAGGCGGCCGACCTCGCGCCGCTGCCGGGCCGGCTCTCGTACGAGCAGGCAGCCGCGGTCCCGCTGGCGGCCCTGACGGCGCTGCTGGCGGTCCGCGACGACGGCGAGGTGCGGGCCGGCCGGCGGGTGCTGGTCAACGGCGCGTCGGGCGGGGTCGGCACGTTCGCCGTCCAGCTGGCCGTCGCGATGGGCGCCGAGGTCACCGGCGTGTGCGGCGGCCGCAGCGCCGCGCTCGTCCGCGGTCTCGGCGCCACCGACGTCATCGACCGCACGGCCGGCGACGTCACCCGCGGCGGGCGCACGTTCGACGTCGTCGTCGACACCGCGGGCGGGCACTCGGCGTGGGCGTTCCGGCGGATCCTCGCGCGCGACGGCACGCTGGTCGTCGTCGGCGGGCCCGCCGGGCGGTGGGTGCAGCCGGCCGGGCACACGTTCGGCGCGCTCCTCCTGAACCCGTTCGTGCCGCAGCGGATGATGATGACCGACGTCGTCGGCAGCGGGAACCGGCGGGCGAACCTGCTGGCGCTGACGCAGTACCTCGACGACGGCCGGGTGGTCCCCGTCATCGACCGCAGCTACCCGTTCGCCGAGCTGCCCGAGGCGCTGCGGTACTCCGAGGAGGGCCGGGCCCGCGGGAAGATCGTCGTGGTCTTCTGA
- a CDS encoding class I SAM-dependent methyltransferase yields MTEDYRFYGDLAEWWPLISPPDDYADEAAVVASALDSADLPVREVLELGSGGGHNAVHLKRRFTLTLADLSPRMLAVSRALNPECEHVEGDMRDLRLGRAFDAVFVHDAVGYLLTERDLAATIATAFAHCRPGGAAVFVPDHTTETFAERTEHGGGDGDDGRGARFLGWTWDPDPDDTWVRTEYVLLLREKDGSTETVHETHRIGLFGRDVWHRLLAAAGFEPMVLTRRDGPDDAPRDLLIGHRPG; encoded by the coding sequence ATGACCGAGGACTACCGGTTCTACGGTGATCTCGCCGAGTGGTGGCCGCTGATCTCACCGCCGGACGACTACGCCGACGAGGCCGCCGTCGTCGCGTCCGCGCTCGACTCCGCCGACCTCCCGGTGCGCGAGGTGCTCGAGCTGGGCAGCGGCGGCGGGCACAACGCCGTCCACCTGAAGCGCCGGTTCACGCTGACGCTGGCCGACCTGTCGCCGCGCATGCTGGCGGTGTCGCGCGCGCTGAACCCCGAGTGCGAGCACGTCGAGGGCGACATGCGCGACCTGCGCCTGGGCCGAGCGTTCGACGCGGTGTTCGTGCACGACGCCGTCGGCTACCTGCTCACCGAGCGCGACCTCGCCGCCACGATCGCGACGGCGTTCGCGCACTGCCGGCCGGGCGGCGCCGCGGTGTTCGTGCCGGACCACACGACGGAGACGTTCGCGGAGCGCACCGAGCACGGCGGCGGCGACGGCGACGACGGGCGCGGCGCGCGGTTCCTCGGCTGGACGTGGGACCCGGACCCGGACGACACCTGGGTGCGCACGGAGTACGTGCTGCTGCTGCGCGAGAAGGACGGCAGCACCGAGACCGTGCACGAGACGCACCGGATCGGGCTGTTCGGCCGCGACGTGTGGCACCGGCTGCTGGCCGCCGCCGGGTTCGAGCCGATGGTGCTGACCCGCCGCGACGGCCCGGACGACGCGCCGCGCGACCTGCTCATCGGGCACCGTCCGGGCTGA
- a CDS encoding DapH/DapD/GlmU-related protein — protein MPIHDPELLATGERVLGPEFRAMSERVLRATELTSRLNVLPFDDDAGKAALFEQILGRPLPERVTIYPPFYTDHGLRLDLAERVFVNQGCTFLDFAGIRLGEGVMVGPKATFITMGHPVDPGERRQYLTGAPIDVAANVWIGAGATILPGVSIGRDAVVAAGAIVADDVPAASLVAGPKGTVRRRW, from the coding sequence ATGCCGATCCACGATCCAGAGCTCCTGGCCACCGGCGAGCGGGTGCTGGGCCCCGAGTTCCGGGCCATGAGCGAGCGGGTGCTGCGGGCCACCGAGCTGACCTCGCGGCTCAACGTCCTCCCGTTCGACGACGACGCGGGCAAGGCGGCGCTGTTCGAGCAGATCCTGGGCCGCCCGCTGCCGGAGCGGGTCACCATCTACCCGCCGTTCTACACCGATCACGGCCTGCGCCTGGACCTCGCCGAGCGGGTCTTCGTCAACCAGGGCTGCACGTTCCTCGACTTCGCCGGCATCCGGCTGGGCGAGGGCGTCATGGTCGGCCCCAAGGCCACCTTCATCACGATGGGCCACCCGGTCGATCCCGGCGAGCGGCGCCAGTACCTCACCGGCGCGCCGATCGACGTGGCGGCGAACGTGTGGATCGGCGCCGGCGCCACGATCCTGCCCGGCGTCAGCATCGGCCGCGACGCCGTGGTGGCGGCCGGGGCGATCGTGGCCGACGACGTGCCGGCGGCCAGCCTGGTCGCCGGTCCGAAGGGCACGGTGCGTCGCCGCTGGTGA
- a CDS encoding MarR family winged helix-turn-helix transcriptional regulator — translation MTTPPKHTEALGRILELVIVVSDDMTRTLSAQGLTDARAHLLWEVHHRGPSTQRVLADALRVSPRNITGLVDALVATGLVTREPHPTDRRATLVTFTEQGAALTAAMERDQHEFARILFADMPDDRVAALVEGLDDVLARLKAHGLSVDATREGGDAGNEGGR, via the coding sequence ATGACGACCCCGCCGAAACACACCGAGGCGCTCGGGCGCATCCTCGAGCTGGTCATCGTGGTCAGCGACGACATGACCCGCACGCTGTCCGCGCAGGGCCTCACCGACGCCCGCGCGCACCTGCTCTGGGAGGTGCACCACCGCGGCCCGTCGACGCAGCGCGTGCTCGCCGACGCGCTGCGGGTCAGCCCGCGCAACATCACCGGGCTGGTCGACGCGCTGGTCGCCACGGGCCTCGTCACCCGCGAGCCGCACCCCACCGACCGCCGGGCGACCCTGGTCACGTTCACCGAGCAGGGCGCCGCCCTGACCGCCGCCATGGAGCGCGACCAGCACGAGTTCGCCCGCATCCTCTTCGCCGACATGCCCGACGACCGCGTGGCCGCGCTGGTCGAAGGGCTCGACGACGTGCTCGCGCGGCTGAAGGCGCACGGCCTGTCCGTCGACGCCACGCGCGAGGGCGGCGACGCCGGGAACGAGGGCGGACGATGA
- a CDS encoding PLP-dependent aminotransferase family protein, with the protein MAGPRTNSTGESLLVTLDREGGEPLHRQLAAAVRDGVRSGRLRRGTTLPPTRRLADELGVSRGVVVEAYQQLVAEGYLTSRTGGYTEVAAAPAAQPAPSTRPQPPAPAVDFGYGRYDVSNFPRAAWLRSVRRAFTQAPNERFGYLTGRGVPELHEALADYLNRVRGTAAFPGTIVVSNGYAQGIALLAQVLAARGARRIAVEDPSADDDLRPLAGRLGLDVVGVPVDGDGLRTDLLAGLDADALVLTPTHQWPTGAVLSAPRRAEVLRWADERGALVIEDDYDAEYRYDRLPVGAMQGLAPELVAYSGTASKTLAPGLRLGWLVLPRPWVDDVAEAKLLADRGSPVLDQLAFADFLAHGEFDRHLRRMRPVYRQRRDALLAALAARLPELEPAGISAGLHLVAWLPDDVDEAALVAAAARQGVRVNGVTPYRLSPAERGGLIFGYSALNERAVADGVATLATAFAQLRRT; encoded by the coding sequence ATGGCCGGACCCCGGACCAATTCCACCGGCGAGAGCCTGCTGGTCACGCTCGACCGCGAGGGCGGCGAACCGCTGCACCGGCAGCTCGCGGCGGCCGTGCGCGACGGCGTCCGGTCCGGGCGGCTGCGCCGCGGCACCACCCTCCCGCCCACCCGCCGCCTCGCCGATGAGCTGGGCGTGTCCCGCGGTGTCGTCGTCGAGGCCTACCAGCAGCTGGTGGCCGAGGGTTACCTCACCAGCCGGACCGGCGGGTACACCGAGGTCGCCGCCGCGCCGGCGGCGCAGCCCGCGCCGTCCACCCGGCCGCAGCCGCCCGCGCCGGCCGTCGACTTCGGCTACGGCCGCTACGACGTCTCGAACTTCCCGCGCGCGGCGTGGCTGCGCTCGGTCCGGCGGGCGTTCACGCAGGCGCCGAACGAGCGGTTCGGGTACCTGACCGGCCGCGGCGTGCCTGAACTGCACGAGGCGCTGGCCGACTATCTCAACCGCGTCCGCGGCACCGCGGCGTTCCCCGGCACCATCGTCGTCAGCAACGGGTACGCGCAGGGCATCGCGCTGCTGGCGCAGGTGCTGGCCGCCCGCGGCGCGCGCCGCATCGCCGTCGAGGACCCGTCCGCCGACGACGACCTGCGGCCGCTGGCCGGGCGGCTGGGCCTGGACGTCGTCGGGGTGCCGGTCGACGGCGACGGCCTGCGCACCGACCTGCTGGCCGGCCTCGACGCCGACGCGCTGGTGCTGACGCCGACGCACCAGTGGCCGACCGGCGCGGTCCTGTCCGCGCCCCGCCGGGCCGAGGTGCTGCGGTGGGCGGACGAGCGCGGCGCGCTGGTGATCGAGGACGACTACGACGCCGAGTACCGCTACGACCGCCTGCCGGTGGGGGCGATGCAGGGGCTGGCGCCGGAGCTCGTGGCCTACTCCGGGACGGCCAGCAAGACGCTGGCGCCGGGCCTGCGGCTGGGCTGGCTGGTGCTGCCGCGCCCGTGGGTCGACGACGTCGCCGAGGCGAAGCTGCTGGCCGACCGCGGCTCGCCGGTGCTCGACCAGCTGGCCTTCGCCGACTTCCTCGCGCACGGCGAGTTCGACCGGCACCTGCGCCGCATGCGGCCGGTGTACCGGCAGCGTCGCGACGCCCTGCTGGCGGCGCTGGCGGCCCGGTTGCCGGAGCTGGAGCCCGCGGGCATCTCGGCGGGGCTGCACCTGGTGGCCTGGTTGCCGGACGACGTCGACGAGGCGGCGCTGGTGGCCGCCGCGGCCCGGCAGGGCGTGCGCGTGAATGGCGTCACGCCGTACCGCCTTTCTCCGGCCGAGCGGGGTGGACTGATCTTCGGATATTCCGCACTGAACGAACGCGCAGTCGCGGACGGAGTCGCGACGCTGGCCACCGCGTTCGCGCAGCTGCGCCGCACCTGA